From Rutidosis leptorrhynchoides isolate AG116_Rl617_1_P2 chromosome 3, CSIRO_AGI_Rlap_v1, whole genome shotgun sequence, a single genomic window includes:
- the LOC139903011 gene encoding epoxide hydrolase 3-like, with the protein MEAIQHSTIKVNGINLHFAHITPTTTSPPILFLHGFPELWYTWRHQMLHLSSLGYRTIAPDLRGYGDTDAPVSPSEYTVFHIVGDLIGLIDALGLDKVFVVGHDWGAVIAWWFCLLRPDRVKALVNLSVVFSPRHPVRKPIESMRAMFGSDYYICRFQPPGEVEEEFARVDTSLVIKKFLTYRKPGVFCVPKEVGFGGNPNAQIKLPSWLTEDDVNYVADKFKRTGFTGGLNYYRAMDLNWELTAPWTNVQIKAPVKFIVGDLDLTYTTPGVKDFIHKGGFNKYVPFLQELVIMEGVAHFINQEKPQEISEHIHDFIKRF; encoded by the exons ATGGAAGCCATACAACACAGTACAATTAAAGTTAACGGAATTAACCTCCACTTCGCACACATCACTCCTACCACCACATCACCACCAATTCTCTTCCTCCACGGTTTCCCTGAACTATGGTACACGTGGCGTCACCAGATGCTCCATCTCTCTTCCTTAGGTTACCGTACAATCGCACCCGATCTTCGCGGTTACGGTGACACCGACGCACCTGTTTCACCATCCGAATACACCGTGTTTCACATAGTTGGTGATTTAATTGGTTTAATTGATGCGTTAGGGTTAGATAAAGTGTTTGTTGTTGGACATGATTGGGGAGCTGTTATTGCTTGGTGGTTTTGTTTACTAAGACCCGATCGTGTTAAAGCGTTGGTTAATTTGAGTGTTGTGTTTAGCCCTCGGCATCCTGTTAGAAAACCGATTGAATCGATGCGCGCCATGTTCGGAAGTGATTATTATATTTGCAGGTTTCAG CCACCTGGAGAAGTAGAGGAAGAGTTTGCTCGAGTAGATACATCACTCGTAATTAAAAAGTTTCTCACATATCGTAAACCAGGTGTGTTCTGTGTGCCTAAAGAAGTTGGATTTGGGGGTAACCCTAATGCGCAGATTAAACTTCCCTCTTGGTTGACGGAAGATGATGTGAATTATGTTGCTGACAAATTCAAACGCACGGGATTCACCGGTGGATTGAACTACTATCGAGCTATGGACTT AAACTGGGAACTGACTGCTCCATGGACGAATGTACAAATAAAGGCGCCGGTTAAATTTATTGTAGGAGACCTCGACTTGACTTACACTACCCCTGGTGTGAAGGACTTTATACACAAAGGCGGGTTCAATAAATATGTTCCTTTCTTGCAAGAACTAGTGATAATGGAGGGAGTTGCTCATTTTATTAACCAAGAAAAGCCTCAAGAAATTAGTGAACACATCCATGATTTCATCAAAAGGTTTTGA